The Maylandia zebra isolate NMK-2024a linkage group LG7, Mzebra_GT3a, whole genome shotgun sequence genome contains a region encoding:
- the LOC143419736 gene encoding C-C motif chemokine 16-like: protein MKTLSLTVGLLLVLFTIYYCDASPSGMGLVPPDLCCFKFFDKRIPKVHILSIRKTHSKCLTEAFVINTPRGDYCVRQNDDWAMEEFVKRHN, encoded by the exons ATGAAGACTCTCAGCCTGACCGTGGGACTGCTGCTCGTGCTGTTTACTATTTACTACTGCGACGCCTCAC CTTCTGGAATGGGTTTAGTGCCACCTGATCTTTGCTGTTTTAAATTCTTTGATAAAAGGATCCCAAAGGTGCACATCCTCTCCATCAGAAAAACTCACAGCAAATGTTTAACAGAAGCCTTTGT GATCAACACGCCCAGAGGCGATTACTGTGTGAGACAGAATGATGACTGGGCAATGGAAGAGTTCGTCAAACGCCACAATTAA